In Symphalangus syndactylus isolate Jambi chromosome 15, NHGRI_mSymSyn1-v2.1_pri, whole genome shotgun sequence, the following are encoded in one genomic region:
- the SERTM1 gene encoding serine-rich and transmembrane domain-containing protein 1, whose translation MSEPDTSSGFSGSVENGTFLELFPTSLSTSVDPSSGHLSNVYIYVSIFLSLLAFLLLLLIIALQRLKNIISSSSSYPEYPSDAGSSFTNLEVCSISSQRSTFSNLSS comes from the coding sequence ATGTCTGAACCTGACACTTCCTCAGGATTTTCGGGAAGTGTGGAGAATGGAACTTTTCTTGAACTGTTTCCCACATCCCTGTCCACGTCAGTGGACCCATCCTCAGGCCACCTGTCAAACGTCTACATCTATGTGTCCATATTCCTCAGCCTTTTAGCGTTTCTGCTTCTGCTTTTAATCATTGCCCTCCAGAGGCTCAAAAATATCATCTCCTCCAGTTCCTCCTACCCAGAGTATCCAAGCGACGCTGGAAGTTCTTTCACAAATTTGGAAGTCTGCAGCATTTCCTCTCAGAGGTCCACTTTTTCAAACCTTTCATCCTGA